A stretch of Podospora bellae-mahoneyi strain CBS 112042 chromosome 5, whole genome shotgun sequence DNA encodes these proteins:
- a CDS encoding hypothetical protein (EggNog:ENOG503NYDD; COG:S), with product MTMASTMPSSLFLRLTNVWRALVLRSDVDDIVLELLGRFSLERIYADASDRDTYQQLVITLLSQLKSIFDIQRLTLPADNVHTVWYLGFLVSWEVALRSVEIVLQTTNESRETIWENRLLRERYLAGFLLSSLRVLTPHPKSPAIQRSRDRRERFARIHGLLEQVFDSFPGPNSFPLAACKEITTQLHLDPHSLGLPPALASGLPNLASQLSPFPLCLQPAAIADMVPAGYSGDWLVKYLALRDVSQFVVAASIQYAANKETRELRLEPALAHSRNAVLSALDAHYFSYSLTDTLDLSHQDTAGICVEEFELDALDALFARLVARQAIHRVSDREMVHNMSQVVRNIALQDNPSGQFMPNQRPGLYSVNCPECHIIGASQLNPTDINTPTEHGHVARQLPPKTRCIHCGEAITIAREISTVRQTWELLEPLRLDADTVSLERHLPTQFLLRPPKPQTSGFTSLKYGNTLGIGAGKLGGHEAYGSSHQPKMVLSSPLSIDPIGSLYTGLLSPQSPNHSQSPLPLRHQQSQADNRSKLSDHHDKLDPALLTDRPTFSHDSPIFKRLQHNTDEASSINTPRSVPVVTSAEKGKSKWRLKFTTSKKPPAGVIADSSSLSSTTLEAQKLEEITLTPPCHPETSREREIVEEYQCYSLAKLYPRSILDPAAHTCVGCCDFPSHHDAGHSAREHLYPGSRRQDSFSICYWNKGPETYGLHYHLSPFLTQSDDFLQLRIVNLVQPTVSVIEYRIPSTLWAKALAIDREENHVVVGFENATVRFFKAKTSEQPREDRLHASSHRDCRGCPSVDTLAFSQDGFTLLASTRSSKTGLVQIFSWRFPFHEFQELAACRYLIPLQESEDNGLSAAIFRPGSDGEEMLVCIMTWTQSGTPILLQPQDGHRSEIKVDGSGKSTKLRTRIQCAAFYPSGRELVMINDRGYVFQVSNLNSSPIDIRRVAISKELTAKSESFAMSFVTIADEENVLVAWADSARATGWIKKIPMTGRANFACPDTSGSSSYCAMKDLWGHQLSLLLLRGPASCQRKQTVEDNFKSATVLSTS from the exons CCGTTGAGATTGTTCTTCAAACCACTAATGAGAGTCGCGAGACCATCTGGGAGAACCGTTTGCTGCGAGAGAGATATCTGGccggttttcttttgtccaGCCTTCGCGTCCTGAC TCCTCACCCCAAATCCCCAGCGATCCAGCGATCTCGAGACCGCCGTGAGCGTTTTGCTCGCATTCACGGTCTCTTGGAGCAGGTTTTCGATAGCTTTCCTGGCCCGAACTCGTTTCCACTCGCAGCTTGCAAGGAGATCACTACCCAGCTCCATCTTGACCCTCACAGCTTGGGTCTTCCCCCTGCATTGGCATCCGGACTACCAAATTTGGCATCGCAGCTG TCTCCGTTCCCCCTGTGTCTTCAGCCCGCTGCTATCGCCGACATGGTGCCAGCAGGCTACTCTGGAGACTGGCTTGTAAAATATCTAGCATTACGAGACGTGTCGCAATTTGTAGTTGCCGCCTCAATCCAATATGCTGCCAACAAGGAGACTCGAGAACTGCGTCTCGAGCCAGCCCTGGCGCATTCCAGAAATGCGGTTCTGAGTGCGCTCGATGCC CACTATTTTTCGTATAGTCTTACCGACACCCTGGACCTATCTCATCAAGACACCGCAGGGATCTGTGTCGAGGAATTCGAACTGGATGCATTGGATGCTCTATTCGCGAGGCTTGTAGCCCGTCAGGCTATTCACCGCGTCAGTGACCGGGAGATGGTCCATAACATGTCTCAGGTTGTCAGAAACATTGCTCTTCAGGACAATCCCAGTGGGCAGTTCATGCCGAATCAGCGGCCTGGTCTGTACTCTGTGAATTGCCCGGAATGTCACATCATAGGTGCATCTCAGTTGAACCCAACGGACATCAATACT CCCACCGAACATGGTCATGTTGCTAGACAGCTTCCACCCAAAACAAGATGCATACACTGCGGAGAAGCCATCACCATTGCACGGGAGATATCAACAGTACGGCAAACTTGGGAACTACTGGAACCACTCCGTCTTGATGCTGACACCGTCAGCCTGGAACGTCATTTACCCACACAATTTCTACTACGGCCGCCCAAGCCACAGACGAGCGGCTTCACGTCACTCAAATATGGCAATACACTCGGTATAGGAGCTGGGAAATTGGGCGGACACGAAGCCTATGGCTCTTCGCACCAACCAAAGATGGTCCTTTCCAGCCCTCTATCCATAGATCCCATTGGCTCTCTGTATACTGGGCTTCTGTCGCCTCAAAGCCCCAATCACTCCCAAAGCCCATTACCGCTACGTCATCAACAATCACAAGCAGACAACAGAAGCAAACTTTCGGACCATCATGACAAGCTTGATCCAGCCTTGCTAACAGATCGGCCCACCTTCTCCCACGACTCGCCTATATTTAAACGGCTGCAGCATAACACAGATGAGGCTTCATCCATAAACACACCGAGATCTGTCCCCGTGGTAACGTCGGCGGAGAAAGGAAAGTCGAAATGGAGGCTGAAGTTTACAACTAGCAAAAAACCACCTGCTGGCGTAATAGCAGACTCGAGTTCCTTGTCTTCGACTACGCTTGAAGCCCAAAAGCTCGAGGAAATCACTCTGACTCCCCCTTGTCATCCAGAAACAtcaagggagagggaaatCGTCGAAGAATATCAATGTTACTCTCTCGCAAAGCTCTACCCTCGCTCTATTTTGGACCCAGCTGCTCATACATGTGTGGGATGTTGCGacttcccctcccaccatGATGCGGGCCATTCAGCCAGAGAGCACTTGTATCCTGGCAGCCGTCGCCAGGACTCATTCAGCATATGTTATTGGAACAAGGGACCAGAAACTTACGGTTTGCATTACCATCTTTCTCCATTTTTGACACAGTCTGACGACTTCTTGCAGCTGCGTATTGTGAATCTCGTGCAACCTACCGTCTCAGTTATAGAGTACCGCATCCCATCCACATTATGGGCAAAAGCATTAGCGATTGACCGAGAGGAAAAccatgtggtggttggttttgAGAATGCCACTGTGCGTTTCTTCAAGGCAAAAACATCAGAACAACCGCGAGAAGACCGTCTACATGCATCATCGCACCGGGATTGCAGGGGATGTCCGTCAGTCGACACCCTGGCATTCTCTCAGGATGGGTTCACACTTCTAGCGAGCACAAGAAGTTCGAAAACGGGGCTAGTGCAGATATTTTCTTGGCGATTCCCATTTCACGAATTCCAAGAGCTGGCAGCCTGCCGGTATTTAATCCCACTTCAAGAATCAGAGGACAACGGTTTGTCCGCGGCCATATTTCGACCTGGATcggatggcgaggagatgTTGGTTTGTATTATGACTTGGACCCAATCCGGCACTCCTATTTTATTACAGCCGCAGGACGGACACAGGAGTGAGATTAAAGTTGACGGGTCTGGTAAATCCACCAAACTAAGAACCAGAATTCAGTGTGCTGCCTTCTACCCCTCAGGCCGGGAGCTAGTCATGATTAACGACAGAGGTTACGTTTTTCAAGTGTCCAACTTGAATTCCAGCCCCATCGATATCAGAAGAGTAGCTATCTCGAAGGAGCTTACAGCAAAAAGTGAATCGTTCGCCATGTCATTTGTGACCATAGCGGACGAGGAAAATGTTCTGGTGGCATGGGCTGATTCGGCGAGAGCCACGGGCTGGATTAAAAAGATACCCATGACAGGGAGG GCAAATTTCGCATGCCCTGATACATCTGGGTCATCATCATACTGTGCGATGAAGGATTTATGGGGCCACCAGTTGAGCTTGCTGCTATTGAGAGGACCCGCGAGCTGCCAACGGAAACAGACGGTGGAAGATAACTTCAAGTCTGCTACAGTATTGAGTACCTCCTAA